Proteins encoded within one genomic window of Armatimonadota bacterium:
- a CDS encoding cytochrome c3 family protein encodes MPFQIGMSKTATKWARLAGRACLLLAAIALPVSLFADGGFYTQTKHGSPTLGVQRDLAQPQGDCTQCHTSHGTNPQDFGLWVANDDNLCFTCHATEAGTYSGQTAYSQSGHSVSTVTFNQRPVGLCVQCHNPHGAGDSRGMFPKLTAQLEEKNCYTCHGSSLRPQGAQDIETPSRQRYGHAVANFERLHNDAAEFGSIGGRPNQFLSGASRHVECADCHNTHTGKTAPRLARSSNIGELMLGTWGVRPVFSGTAWIAPSSYVTERFQSTSTELESYLCFKCHSDYAWGNQAPYTADGMLESNNALEFNPNNPAYHNVTGQPELSVPSEDFVFGTASPPAYINQWGPNSAMACSDCHAGDPSTGDVQGSHGSMFSFLLKKRFKAQAGAIDNTGATGTQSDACFDCHDWNTYGQGGTGTATNFRKDTGNLHSLAGHAQAGCFQCHSAVPHGFKRKHMIVYVTDGAPYYQSDPINYTLQKGGIQAYSHQDGGAYTVNSCKAGCHDAHQTATPVNPLP; translated from the coding sequence GTGCCATTTCAAATAGGTATGTCGAAAACCGCGACGAAATGGGCCCGGCTTGCCGGACGCGCCTGCCTGCTGCTGGCGGCGATCGCGCTGCCGGTCAGTTTGTTTGCAGACGGCGGATTCTACACCCAGACCAAGCACGGCAGCCCCACGCTCGGCGTTCAGAGAGATCTGGCGCAGCCACAGGGAGACTGCACGCAGTGCCACACGAGCCATGGGACGAACCCGCAGGATTTCGGGCTGTGGGTGGCGAATGACGACAATCTGTGCTTCACCTGCCATGCCACCGAGGCGGGAACCTATTCGGGGCAGACGGCATACTCGCAAAGCGGCCACTCCGTTTCAACGGTCACCTTCAATCAGCGCCCGGTCGGCCTGTGCGTGCAGTGCCACAACCCTCACGGGGCCGGCGACTCTCGCGGAATGTTCCCCAAATTGACCGCTCAACTGGAAGAGAAGAATTGCTACACGTGCCATGGATCGAGCCTGCGGCCGCAAGGAGCGCAGGACATCGAAACACCCTCCCGGCAGAGGTATGGCCACGCGGTGGCGAATTTCGAGCGCCTGCACAACGATGCCGCCGAGTTCGGCTCTATCGGCGGCCGGCCCAATCAGTTTCTCAGCGGAGCATCGCGTCACGTTGAATGTGCGGACTGTCACAACACGCATACCGGGAAGACCGCGCCCCGTTTGGCCCGCAGTTCCAACATCGGGGAATTGATGCTGGGCACCTGGGGAGTGCGGCCGGTCTTTTCCGGAACCGCATGGATTGCGCCGTCGAGTTACGTCACGGAGAGGTTCCAGAGCACATCCACCGAACTTGAGTCCTACCTCTGCTTCAAATGCCATTCCGATTACGCGTGGGGCAACCAGGCGCCGTATACCGCGGATGGAATGCTCGAATCAAACAACGCGCTCGAGTTCAATCCAAACAACCCAGCGTACCACAATGTCACCGGCCAGCCGGAACTGAGTGTTCCGTCGGAGGACTTCGTTTTCGGCACCGCGAGCCCGCCTGCCTATATCAACCAGTGGGGCCCCAACTCGGCCATGGCTTGCAGCGACTGCCACGCGGGCGATCCCAGTACCGGGGACGTTCAGGGTTCGCACGGATCGATGTTCAGCTTCCTGCTGAAGAAGCGCTTCAAGGCGCAGGCAGGGGCTATTGACAACACGGGCGCCACCGGCACGCAGTCGGACGCCTGTTTTGATTGCCACGATTGGAACACGTACGGACAGGGCGGCACAGGAACGGCAACGAATTTCCGCAAGGATACCGGCAATCTGCACAGCCTGGCGGGCCACGCCCAGGCGGGGTGTTTCCAGTGCCATTCCGCGGTCCCGCACGGATTCAAGCGCAAGCATATGATCGTCTACGTGACCGACGGGGCTCCCTATTACCAGTCAGATCCGATTAACTACACCCTTCAGAAGGGCGGCATCCAGGCGTACTCTCACCAGGATGGCGGCGCATACACAGTCAACAGCTGCAAGGCGGGCTGCCATGACGCCCACCAGACGGCAACGCCGGTAAACCCGTTACCCTGA
- a CDS encoding GNA1162 family protein, whose amino-acid sequence MKIKTPVGMMLAALIVTMPIVSGCNDGGPSTKLFVKARNGKRLRVAVLPFDNVSRDQDAGRTVTNTIVTYLLSTGDYDVVEPGVVSSAMSSEGIRLVDGITLESCQKLQPKLNADAFIMGMVEEYGEVRIGADSYPSVSFSARLIDPRNADILWAGTISKTGADNVKVFDIGRVSSIGKLSKRAVAAFSASLAKSRAAITAAMSSPPVDVTPPTVAPTPPVTTPVPEPVAPPVVEPTPTPTPTPTPTPTPDVTPPSNAKYRDESAAYSEKALTALLKDIGTAKLGKVNYSKHFHGTIETKYVVGDRGQSVDVKLVDYLKVATAEKFVQGYNPGAQQTTFETLPAFTGESGFGYVHLDVAVGRFGIYLRGPKDRKADVDAVGKGIIALLK is encoded by the coding sequence ATGAAAATCAAAACTCCAGTCGGAATGATGCTTGCCGCATTAATCGTGACGATGCCCATCGTTTCAGGGTGCAATGATGGAGGACCGTCCACCAAGTTGTTTGTGAAGGCCCGGAATGGAAAGCGCCTCCGAGTGGCCGTCCTGCCGTTTGACAACGTCAGCAGGGATCAGGACGCGGGCCGAACCGTCACCAACACCATCGTCACCTACCTGCTGTCCACCGGCGACTACGACGTAGTGGAACCGGGCGTGGTCAGTTCGGCGATGAGCTCCGAAGGGATCCGCCTCGTCGACGGCATAACCTTGGAGTCGTGCCAGAAACTCCAGCCCAAACTCAACGCGGACGCGTTCATCATGGGGATGGTCGAAGAGTATGGGGAGGTCCGGATCGGGGCCGACTCGTACCCATCCGTCTCGTTCAGCGCCCGGCTCATTGACCCGCGAAACGCCGACATCCTGTGGGCGGGAACGATCAGCAAGACGGGAGCCGATAACGTCAAGGTGTTCGACATCGGCCGCGTCTCGTCGATCGGAAAGCTCTCCAAGCGGGCAGTGGCGGCGTTTTCAGCCTCCCTGGCGAAGTCCAGAGCGGCTATTACGGCGGCGATGTCTTCGCCTCCCGTTGATGTGACACCGCCGACCGTCGCACCGACCCCGCCGGTGACAACGCCGGTTCCGGAGCCGGTTGCGCCGCCGGTTGTTGAGCCGACTCCCACCCCCACGCCGACGCCCACCCCGACGCCTACACCGGACGTGACGCCGCCGTCAAACGCGAAATATCGTGACGAGTCCGCAGCCTACAGCGAAAAAGCGCTTACGGCATTGCTGAAGGACATTGGCACGGCGAAACTCGGCAAAGTGAACTATTCGAAGCATTTCCACGGGACGATCGAAACGAAGTACGTCGTCGGGGACCGCGGGCAATCCGTGGATGTGAAGCTTGTTGACTACTTGAAAGTCGCGACCGCGGAGAAATTCGTCCAGGGATACAATCCGGGCGCGCAACAGACTACGTTTGAGACTCTGCCGGCGTTTACCGGCGAATCCGGTTTCGGCTACGTTCATCTGGACGTGGCGGTTGGCCGCTTCGGCATCTACCTCCGTGGCCCGAAAGACAGGAAGGCGGACGTGGACGCTGTCGGCAAGGGGATTATCGCACTGCTAAAATAG
- a CDS encoding cytochrome c biogenesis protein ResB: MINGNYQEDPHQAGAGAAQPVEEKEIGALEALWAFFSSMKTAIVLLLLLAATSIAGTIIEDRTGKTIYGSTGFSMLVLLIGINLAVCSINRFGLVWRTGFRPSAAASPALVSMMSRSQKVTCAGAVDSVADKVIRSLRSMHYRVDTEASDGAVSIYADKGRASVWGPHVTHLSLLIIFIGAIFGNYFGKEGFTNIVEGQRAAGYYPRDMKSKVKTPMGFEVGLNSFTITYDKNHSPVGYKSDLQVYDGGKATTRRTIDVNHPLTYNGLSFYQSDYGLVGLVMKVTAPDGQVQEIGYDISTDDTNQGRKYSVAGQPFKQFPLAGKNLTLFVHNLVPDYVEGMEGGRSTLPLNPAVNVMINDRFPQYKGMDAWGKLGWLTVSKSAEYKGYTVTLDRVVKYTGLQVSSNPALPVVYLGFVLAVLGVLLCFYVTHKSIRVSITGSGEAVNVVVGGTSKPDPAVMDKDLKRLSDSLA; encoded by the coding sequence GTGATCAACGGAAACTACCAGGAAGATCCGCATCAGGCAGGGGCAGGGGCAGCGCAGCCGGTCGAAGAGAAAGAGATCGGCGCCCTGGAGGCATTGTGGGCGTTTTTCAGCTCGATGAAGACGGCCATCGTGCTTCTCCTACTTCTGGCTGCGACCTCGATCGCGGGCACGATCATCGAGGACAGAACAGGGAAAACCATCTATGGCAGCACCGGGTTTTCCATGCTGGTCCTGCTTATCGGCATCAACCTGGCCGTGTGCAGCATCAACCGGTTCGGGCTTGTCTGGCGGACCGGGTTCAGGCCGAGTGCGGCCGCATCGCCGGCGTTGGTTTCGATGATGTCAAGGTCGCAGAAGGTGACCTGCGCCGGCGCTGTAGATTCCGTTGCGGACAAGGTGATCCGTTCGCTTCGATCGATGCATTACCGTGTCGATACCGAGGCCTCCGACGGCGCCGTTTCAATCTATGCCGACAAGGGGCGCGCCAGCGTGTGGGGCCCGCACGTCACTCATCTGAGCCTGCTCATCATCTTCATCGGAGCGATTTTCGGAAACTACTTCGGAAAAGAAGGATTCACGAACATCGTTGAAGGCCAGCGCGCCGCCGGGTACTACCCGAGGGACATGAAGAGCAAAGTGAAGACTCCGATGGGCTTCGAGGTAGGCCTGAACAGTTTCACAATCACTTACGACAAGAACCACAGCCCGGTTGGATACAAGAGCGACCTTCAGGTCTACGACGGCGGCAAGGCGACGACCCGAAGAACCATCGACGTGAATCACCCGCTCACGTACAACGGTCTCTCGTTTTACCAGTCGGACTACGGACTGGTTGGGCTTGTGATGAAGGTGACCGCGCCGGATGGCCAGGTGCAGGAGATCGGGTACGACATCAGCACCGATGACACCAACCAGGGCAGGAAATACAGCGTGGCCGGCCAGCCGTTCAAGCAGTTTCCGCTGGCAGGGAAGAACCTTACCCTGTTCGTGCACAACCTTGTCCCGGACTACGTAGAAGGGATGGAAGGCGGCCGAAGCACGCTGCCATTGAACCCCGCGGTCAACGTGATGATCAACGACCGGTTTCCGCAGTATAAGGGGATGGATGCGTGGGGAAAGCTGGGCTGGTTGACGGTGTCGAAGTCGGCTGAGTACAAGGGCTATACAGTGACGCTGGACCGAGTGGTCAAATACACCGGCTTGCAGGTTTCCAGCAATCCCGCCCTGCCGGTGGTCTATCTCGGCTTCGTGCTTGCCGTGCTTGGCGTGCTGCTGTGCTTTTACGTGACGCATAAGTCCATCAGGGTAAGCATCACGGGGTCCGGCGAGGCAGTGAACGTGGTTGTTGGCGGAACGTCGAAACCCGATCCGGCGGTGATGGACAAGGACCTGAAACGCCTGTCTGACTCGCTGGCATGA
- the ccsB gene encoding c-type cytochrome biogenesis protein CcsB, whose product MTEQLGLRLFETAFWIYLAAAAIYIAGMFKNQTNLAKLGRGFFLAALLVHTGSLVVITIAIGRPPFLNLYEYMLSFTWAAAAVYAAMEALTKSTSFGAFCVPLIAAFALFTQLLGKEIHQGIDESIMPALHSAWRVPHVGSAILAYGAFLIAFVLAIMYLVRTQIDRNAAAPGGKPAQKSFWDARLPSAAVLDQTIYRTIAFGFLMQTLLVIIGAVWAQVAWGRFWGWDPKETWSFITWLIYATYLHTRTAMGWRGQRSAWLAIIGFAATAFTLIGVSFLLGGLHSYAGK is encoded by the coding sequence ATGACAGAACAACTGGGGCTGAGACTGTTTGAGACGGCATTCTGGATCTACCTAGCGGCGGCGGCGATATATATCGCCGGCATGTTCAAGAACCAGACGAATCTGGCGAAACTGGGCCGGGGCTTTTTTCTGGCCGCGCTGCTTGTGCACACGGGTTCGCTCGTGGTCATCACCATCGCCATCGGCAGGCCGCCATTCCTGAACCTGTATGAGTACATGCTTTCGTTCACCTGGGCGGCGGCGGCGGTGTATGCGGCGATGGAAGCCCTCACCAAAAGCACGTCGTTCGGGGCGTTCTGTGTGCCTCTGATCGCGGCCTTCGCCCTTTTCACCCAGCTCTTGGGCAAAGAGATACACCAGGGGATCGACGAGAGCATCATGCCGGCCCTCCACAGCGCGTGGCGCGTCCCTCACGTGGGGAGCGCGATCCTTGCGTACGGGGCGTTCCTGATAGCGTTCGTGCTGGCCATCATGTACCTGGTTCGAACCCAGATCGACCGAAACGCCGCTGCGCCGGGGGGGAAGCCCGCGCAGAAATCCTTCTGGGATGCCAGACTGCCGTCGGCCGCAGTGCTTGATCAGACGATCTACCGCACCATCGCTTTCGGATTCCTCATGCAGACCCTCCTGGTGATCATCGGCGCCGTGTGGGCCCAGGTGGCCTGGGGCAGATTCTGGGGCTGGGATCCGAAGGAAACGTGGTCGTTCATCACATGGCTGATTTACGCCACATACCTTCACACGCGGACCGCCATGGGGTGGCGCGGCCAGAGGTCGGCGTGGTTGGCGATCATCGGGTTCGCCGCGACGGCGTTTACGCTGATCGGTGTGAGTTTCCTGCTTGGCGGGCTGCACAGCTACGCCGGGAAATAG
- a CDS encoding GH92 family glycosyl hydrolase: MSGMLTHALLVSIGLLLLAATASDARTQLTDWVNPFLGTATLWDKEDLGFTPTHRTWGAEVFPGSSVPNAMVQLSPVTKFHSGSGYQYEDTSIQAFTHTSKGHWNLCNIPLMPATGAFTPDDYSSPFSHKNESAHPGYYQVYLERYAVNAELTSTLRCAFHKYTFKEGESKKLIADLSISNERVRNHEIRQEGDNAFSGFQQTGETMYFYATSNLKITAFESLKEGAKEISVVSFADSPEPVELRIGLSFVSVKNAKENLEKEMLGKTFSQVRNEATKTWEALLSKIKVSGGTDRQRGIFYSCLYRSFLWPALRSDANGDFMDKSGKVVNKGFRYYTDPSLWDDYRNKLVLLGMLSPSVSVDVIKSLIDKGEKTGFIPTFFHGDHAAPYIAGTYLRGIRGFDIKSAYHLLLRNATIEGGTRPHIAEYMEKGYISEPDLAKPVLQTVANAGVTKTLEYAYDDYAVALLAKELNDTPNYEMLMKRTGNYKNVFDPSTGFMRGRLANGDWIKNFDPEYPYYEYMYREANAWQSSFFVPHDVKGLIGLYNGPEAFEKKLDDLFSIPWKGMEADNLSCFIGQYCHGNQPDHNYAFLYYFVGKQEKYQAVLDTILDRFYDMGKEKLAYCGMDDAGEMSSWYVFNAIGMYPFSPADEDYILSVPLFDKVELSLGDKAKCTILRKGSGRKISGITYDDRKIDGYFIPHHELIRGKELVINTR; this comes from the coding sequence ATGAGCGGAATGCTAACACACGCGCTTCTGGTGTCCATCGGCCTGCTGCTGCTCGCGGCAACCGCATCAGATGCCAGAACGCAGCTTACGGATTGGGTGAACCCGTTCCTGGGGACCGCCACGTTGTGGGACAAGGAAGATCTGGGCTTCACGCCAACCCACAGGACGTGGGGCGCGGAGGTCTTCCCCGGATCATCGGTCCCGAATGCCATGGTTCAGTTGAGCCCGGTCACCAAGTTCCACAGCGGCTCCGGCTACCAGTACGAAGACACTTCCATCCAGGCTTTCACCCATACCAGCAAGGGCCACTGGAATCTGTGCAATATCCCGCTGATGCCTGCGACCGGCGCCTTTACCCCCGATGACTACAGTTCTCCGTTCAGCCACAAGAATGAGTCCGCCCACCCCGGCTACTACCAGGTCTACCTCGAACGTTACGCCGTCAATGCCGAACTGACCTCCACGCTTCGTTGCGCCTTCCACAAGTACACGTTCAAGGAAGGGGAGAGCAAGAAGCTGATTGCCGACCTCTCCATCTCCAACGAACGGGTGAGGAATCACGAAATCCGGCAGGAAGGTGATAACGCCTTCAGCGGCTTTCAGCAGACCGGCGAGACGATGTACTTCTACGCCACATCGAATCTCAAGATTACCGCCTTTGAATCGCTGAAGGAGGGTGCGAAGGAGATTTCGGTCGTCAGTTTCGCGGATTCCCCGGAGCCCGTCGAACTGCGGATCGGTCTCTCATTTGTGAGCGTCAAGAACGCGAAGGAAAACCTCGAGAAGGAGATGCTGGGCAAAACGTTCTCGCAGGTTCGAAACGAGGCGACGAAGACGTGGGAAGCGCTGCTCTCGAAGATCAAGGTGTCCGGCGGCACCGACCGCCAGCGGGGGATCTTCTATTCCTGCCTGTACCGCTCCTTCCTCTGGCCTGCACTGCGAAGCGACGCGAACGGTGATTTCATGGACAAGAGCGGGAAAGTCGTCAACAAGGGCTTCCGCTACTACACGGATCCGTCGCTGTGGGACGACTACCGGAACAAACTCGTCCTGCTGGGGATGCTGTCCCCATCGGTGAGCGTCGATGTGATCAAATCCCTGATCGATAAGGGCGAGAAGACCGGATTTATCCCCACGTTCTTTCACGGCGACCACGCCGCTCCCTATATCGCTGGAACGTACCTGAGGGGCATACGCGGATTCGACATCAAGAGCGCCTACCACCTGCTCCTGAGAAACGCCACCATCGAAGGCGGGACGCGACCGCATATCGCCGAATACATGGAGAAAGGCTACATATCGGAGCCCGACCTGGCAAAGCCCGTCCTTCAGACCGTCGCCAACGCCGGAGTCACAAAGACCCTCGAATACGCGTACGATGACTACGCCGTGGCGCTGCTCGCCAAGGAGCTGAACGATACCCCGAACTACGAGATGTTGATGAAGCGGACGGGCAACTACAAGAACGTCTTCGACCCGTCAACCGGGTTCATGCGCGGACGCCTCGCGAATGGCGACTGGATCAAAAACTTCGACCCCGAGTACCCCTACTACGAATATATGTACCGCGAGGCGAACGCCTGGCAGTCGTCGTTCTTCGTCCCGCACGACGTAAAGGGTCTGATCGGCCTGTACAATGGTCCCGAGGCGTTTGAGAAGAAACTGGACGACCTGTTCTCGATTCCCTGGAAGGGCATGGAGGCCGACAACCTGTCGTGCTTCATCGGGCAGTACTGCCACGGGAACCAGCCCGATCACAACTACGCGTTCCTGTACTACTTCGTCGGCAAACAGGAGAAATACCAGGCCGTGCTCGACACGATCCTGGACCGTTTCTATGACATGGGCAAGGAGAAGCTGGCGTATTGCGGGATGGACGATGCGGGCGAAATGTCCTCGTGGTACGTGTTCAACGCCATCGGAATGTATCCGTTCTCGCCGGCCGATGAGGACTACATCCTCTCGGTGCCGTTGTTTGACAAGGTCGAACTCAGCCTCGGAGACAAGGCGAAGTGCACGATTCTCAGGAAGGGATCGGGCCGAAAAATCAGCGGGATAACCTACGACGACCGCAAAATCGACGGCTATTTCATTCCCCACCACGAACTGATCCGGGGCAAGGAGCTCGTGATCAACACCAGGTAG
- a CDS encoding GH92 family glycosyl hydrolase, whose amino-acid sequence MKDTPVDTIYPYIGTINPKTRGTTPVIKVPGGTVGLFPSFSPEMEDMYLADKIYGFPLGAASLMVTTGDVRTDAGANASSFDHDLETATPYYYQVLLEDSDINAEFTLTDHVVVFRFTLPANQTSQVLLSMPGTAGVEIKNNRVIEGSAAGGRSGRRGGPASESFYHAELSKPAAVCGTWQGSEISPGSTSTTGRGIGLYAGYPAAAGNTTVEVKIGISSRSIDEARAFVGAEIGSMSFDQVKEKARERWNDELGLIKVEGGTEKQRSLFYTTLYRTRSLRMGNVWDTYRCAYPLQSLIHPDDTLKAIRGFVQAYENTGWLPDSGAMIGHHSTAVIVDAYMRGLSDFDVAKAYEGMRKNAMEATMIPWKDAGQITELEQCYFDKGFYPALPADPARVKASQERSDDPLTRLPYQVKWLPEIGVDEWVKEVDPWHRRQSVSVTLEHSYDDWCLAQMAKALGKEDDYRLFMKRAHNYQNLFNPAIGLMAPKSADGRWVEPFDPKYSGGFAGEGYFAEGNSWVYTWHVQHDVQGLINLMGGRDKFIAKLDTLFLTGRTMDKLAFLGQFPDMTGLMGMYCQGNEPAFHIPYLFNYGGQPWKTQRKVREIMDLWYDTTPAGLSGDEDGGAMSSWYVFSAMGLYPQCPGRPIFDIGSPVFAKTTINVGKGKTFVIEAKDVSAQNKYIQSALLNGAALNKPWINNDDVVRGGKLVFQMGPRPNKQWGSSPDAAAPSMSLPTT is encoded by the coding sequence ATGAAAGATACTCCGGTAGATACCATCTATCCGTACATCGGCACGATCAATCCCAAGACCCGGGGTACAACACCGGTCATCAAGGTGCCCGGGGGTACCGTGGGGCTATTTCCATCGTTTTCGCCCGAGATGGAAGATATGTACCTGGCCGACAAGATCTACGGCTTTCCACTCGGCGCCGCCAGCCTGATGGTGACCACCGGCGATGTCAGGACGGACGCCGGGGCCAACGCTTCATCGTTCGACCACGATCTGGAAACGGCCACTCCGTACTACTACCAGGTCCTTCTCGAAGACTCTGATATCAACGCCGAGTTTACGCTCACCGACCACGTCGTTGTGTTCAGATTCACGCTGCCGGCGAACCAAACGTCGCAGGTGTTGCTGAGTATGCCGGGCACCGCCGGCGTCGAAATCAAGAACAACAGGGTCATCGAGGGGTCGGCCGCAGGCGGACGGTCGGGCCGTCGGGGAGGTCCCGCAAGCGAGAGCTTCTACCACGCGGAACTGAGCAAACCCGCGGCGGTCTGCGGAACCTGGCAGGGCAGCGAAATCAGCCCGGGATCCACATCGACGACAGGCAGGGGTATCGGTCTGTATGCCGGCTATCCCGCCGCCGCCGGAAACACGACAGTGGAGGTGAAGATCGGAATCTCCTCCAGGAGCATCGATGAAGCCCGCGCGTTCGTCGGGGCCGAAATCGGGTCCATGTCCTTCGATCAGGTGAAAGAGAAAGCCAGGGAGCGGTGGAACGATGAACTGGGCCTGATCAAGGTCGAGGGCGGTACGGAGAAGCAGCGTTCGCTCTTCTACACCACGCTGTACCGCACCCGCTCGCTCCGGATGGGCAACGTTTGGGACACCTACCGCTGCGCCTACCCGCTTCAATCGCTGATCCACCCCGATGACACCCTGAAAGCGATTCGAGGCTTTGTCCAGGCGTACGAGAATACGGGCTGGCTGCCGGATTCGGGAGCGATGATCGGCCACCATTCTACCGCGGTGATCGTGGACGCCTATATGAGGGGCCTTAGCGATTTCGACGTGGCGAAGGCATATGAAGGCATGCGGAAGAACGCCATGGAAGCCACGATGATCCCCTGGAAGGATGCGGGGCAGATCACCGAGCTGGAGCAGTGCTATTTTGACAAGGGGTTCTACCCGGCGCTTCCGGCGGATCCCGCCAGGGTGAAGGCGAGCCAGGAGCGGAGCGACGATCCGCTGACACGATTGCCTTACCAGGTGAAATGGCTGCCGGAGATCGGGGTCGATGAATGGGTCAAGGAAGTCGATCCATGGCACCGGCGGCAATCGGTATCCGTGACCCTCGAGCATTCCTACGATGACTGGTGCCTGGCCCAGATGGCGAAAGCGCTGGGAAAGGAAGACGATTACCGGCTCTTCATGAAGCGCGCCCACAACTACCAGAACCTGTTCAATCCGGCCATCGGCCTGATGGCGCCGAAATCCGCGGATGGCAGGTGGGTCGAGCCTTTCGATCCGAAGTACTCCGGCGGGTTCGCCGGCGAAGGCTACTTCGCCGAAGGCAATTCGTGGGTCTACACGTGGCACGTTCAGCACGACGTGCAGGGGCTGATCAACCTGATGGGCGGCCGCGATAAGTTCATCGCCAAACTGGACACTCTTTTCCTTACGGGGCGAACGATGGACAAACTCGCGTTTCTGGGGCAGTTCCCCGACATGACCGGCCTCATGGGGATGTACTGCCAGGGCAACGAACCCGCCTTCCACATTCCGTACCTGTTCAATTACGGCGGCCAGCCATGGAAGACCCAGCGTAAGGTCAGGGAGATCATGGACCTTTGGTATGACACGACGCCGGCGGGCCTGAGCGGCGATGAAGACGGCGGCGCCATGTCAAGCTGGTACGTGTTCTCCGCAATGGGCCTCTATCCCCAGTGCCCCGGCCGGCCGATCTTCGACATCGGGAGCCCCGTATTCGCGAAAACAACGATAAACGTCGGCAAGGGAAAGACGTTCGTCATCGAGGCCAAGGATGTCTCGGCGCAAAACAAGTACATCCAGTCGGCTTTGCTCAACGGAGCCGCCCTCAACAAACCATGGATCAACAATGACGATGTGGTGCGCGGAGGTAAACTGGTGTTCCAGATGGGCCCGCGCCCGAACAAACAATGGGGCAGTTCGCCCGATGCCGCGGCGCCGTCAATGTCGCTACCAACAACGTAA